The Niastella koreensis GR20-10 genome includes a window with the following:
- the fumC gene encoding class II fumarate hydratase, which yields MEFRIEKDTMGEVQVPADALYGAQTQRSIDNFKIAQDINKMPKEIIKAFAYLKKAAAITNFEAGVLPKDKCEVIGQACDEILEGKLDAYFPLVVWQTGSGTQSNMNVNEVVAYRGHIIKGGKLTDKEKFLHPNDDVNKSQSSNDTFPTAMHIAAYKILVEVTIPGIEKLRNTLAEKSKQFMQVVKIGRTHFMDATPLTVGQEFSGYVSQLDHGLRAIKNTLAHLSELALGGTAVGTGINTPPNYSENVAKHIAALTGLPFVTAENKFEALAAHDAIVEAHGALKTVAVSLMKIANDIRMLSSGPRSGIGELFIPDNEPGSSIMPGKVNPTQCEALTMIAAQVMGNDVAISIGGANGHFELNVFKPVMIYNFLHSARLIGDGCVSFNDKCAVGVEPIEANIKKHVDNSLMLVTSLNTKIGYYKAAEIAQKAHKEGTTLKEMAVKLGYVTPEQFDEWVVPKDMVGKI from the coding sequence ATGGAATTCCGGATAGAAAAAGATACCATGGGCGAAGTGCAGGTTCCTGCCGATGCCCTGTATGGTGCCCAAACGCAGCGCAGTATTGACAACTTCAAAATTGCCCAGGATATTAATAAAATGCCTAAAGAGATCATTAAGGCATTTGCATACCTGAAAAAAGCGGCCGCTATCACCAATTTCGAAGCAGGTGTTCTACCCAAAGATAAATGCGAGGTTATCGGCCAGGCCTGTGATGAAATTCTGGAAGGAAAACTGGATGCCTATTTCCCACTGGTAGTTTGGCAAACCGGTTCCGGCACTCAAAGCAACATGAACGTAAATGAGGTGGTTGCTTACCGCGGACATATTATCAAAGGCGGCAAACTCACCGATAAGGAAAAGTTTCTGCACCCCAACGACGATGTAAACAAATCACAATCGTCTAACGACACCTTCCCCACCGCCATGCACATTGCGGCGTATAAAATACTGGTAGAAGTTACCATTCCGGGTATTGAAAAGTTACGTAACACCCTGGCTGAAAAAAGCAAACAGTTCATGCAAGTGGTAAAGATCGGCCGTACGCACTTTATGGATGCTACTCCGCTTACTGTTGGCCAGGAGTTCAGTGGTTATGTATCACAACTCGATCATGGTTTGCGCGCTATTAAAAACACCCTGGCGCACCTGAGCGAGCTGGCATTGGGTGGAACCGCTGTTGGTACCGGTATCAACACCCCGCCTAATTATTCTGAAAATGTAGCCAAACACATTGCGGCCTTAACCGGGCTGCCATTTGTTACGGCTGAAAATAAATTCGAGGCCCTGGCTGCGCACGATGCTATCGTGGAAGCCCATGGCGCGTTAAAAACGGTGGCGGTTAGCCTTATGAAAATAGCCAACGACATTCGTATGCTGTCTTCAGGCCCCCGCAGTGGTATTGGCGAACTGTTTATCCCCGATAACGAACCAGGTTCTTCTATCATGCCTGGTAAAGTAAACCCCACCCAGTGCGAAGCATTGACCATGATCGCTGCACAGGTAATGGGTAACGATGTAGCTATCAGCATCGGCGGCGCCAATGGCCATTTTGAACTGAACGTGTTCAAACCCGTAATGATCTACAACTTCCTGCACAGCGCCCGCCTTATTGGTGATGGTTGCGTAAGCTTTAACGATAAATGCGCTGTTGGGGTTGAACCCATCGAAGCCAATATCAAAAAGCACGTTGACAACTCCCTGATGCTGGTAACTTCGCTGAATACCAAAATCGGTTATTACAAAGCTGCAGAGATTGCGCAAAAAGCCCACAAAGAAGGTACTACCTTAAAAGAAATGGCCGTGAAGCTGGGCTATGTTACCCCCGAGCAATTCGACGAATGGGTTGTTCCGAAGGATATGGTGGGGAAAATATAA
- a CDS encoding lipoprotein signal peptidase: protein MKIRTVALVILGIIIADQALKIWVKTSMTYGEQIFLLGRTLRLYFIENEGMAWGWKFGGDWGKIALTVFRLIAVIFGVYYIKSIVQKKYHRGFILCVAMIFAGALGNLIDSMFYGMIFSGSNDGSGLAHMFPSGGGYAGFLHGKVVDMIYAPIIDNKVLPSWIPFWGGERFTFFSPIFNLADASISVGVIAILIFQKRFFKKSPLEDAPVSIQSDDQLKDTVKVYSGQ, encoded by the coding sequence GTGAAGATCAGAACAGTTGCCCTGGTAATACTGGGAATAATTATCGCCGATCAGGCTTTAAAAATATGGGTGAAGACCAGCATGACATATGGAGAACAGATTTTCCTGCTGGGCAGAACATTGCGATTGTATTTTATCGAAAATGAAGGTATGGCCTGGGGCTGGAAATTTGGTGGAGACTGGGGTAAAATTGCCCTTACCGTTTTTCGACTGATTGCCGTGATCTTTGGCGTGTATTACATCAAGAGTATTGTACAAAAGAAATACCATCGTGGATTTATCCTTTGCGTGGCCATGATCTTTGCCGGCGCCCTGGGTAACCTGATAGATAGTATGTTCTATGGAATGATCTTCTCTGGCAGTAATGATGGTTCAGGGTTGGCCCATATGTTCCCATCCGGTGGCGGCTATGCCGGTTTCCTGCATGGTAAAGTGGTTGACATGATCTATGCTCCCATCATCGACAACAAGGTATTACCCAGCTGGATCCCGTTCTGGGGTGGTGAACGTTTTACTTTCTTCTCGCCAATTTTTAACCTGGCCGATGCTTCTATCTCGGTTGGTGTTATTGCCATCCTGATCTTCCAGAAAAGATTTTTCAAAAAGAGCCCGTTAGAAGATGCGCCGGTTTCCATTCAAAGTGATGACCAGTTAAAGGATACGGTGAAGGTTTACAGCGGACAGTAA
- a CDS encoding bifunctional UDP-N-acetylmuramoyl-tripeptide:D-alanyl-D-alanine ligase/alanine racemase, which produces MKYFIDNIASIIKGKWLVQHDNSLIEQLLIDSRKLIFPQTSLFFALKGPRRDGHSFIYQLYEKGVRNFVVSEIVDLSKLAEANIVLVDDPLRALQNLVAWHRKQFSLPVIGITGSNGKTIVKEWLNQLLDDRFTIIRSPKSYNSQIGVPLSVWPLNETHELAIFEAGISQPGEMEQLQKIIQPTIGIFTNVGEAHSEGFVNVRQKVNEKLQLFRHVQTLIYCQDDPEINSGVAALWQQIPNNKRFEIFSWSMMSEAMLHIRQVYKEDNTTTITATYQQQEISIVIPFTDNASVENAIQCWCVLLHLQVPQEEITRQMQQLGPVAMRLELKKGLNNCSIINDSYSSDLSSFTIALDFLSQQQQHGRRTVILSDILQSGRSEKDLYAEVARLLQQRQVNRLIGIGERITHHQQIFQSAGIPDLAFYSSVDAFIKELHHIPFKDEVILLKGARIFELEQVDRLLQQKVHQTVLEIDLTAVAHNLKQFQQRLQPATRIMAMVKAFSYGSGSYEIANALQFHRVDYLAVAYADEGVELRKAGINLPIMVMNPEESTFDVLVQYNLEPDLYAPGILSLFEDFVKKQGIQQFPVHIELETGMNRLGFSMTELPLVINSLRTPLFKVQSVFTHLASSEDPQQDAYTNRQGELYLQMVQQLQSVLSYPFIKHVVNTAGIIRHPQWHLDMVRLGIGLYGGDSFGEGGLDLREVSTLKSTIAQIKELKEGETVSYGRKGVVTRDTRIATVRIGYADGYPRKLGNGAGKMFINGHLAPVIGTVCMDMTMIDITDISHVQEGDEVIIFGTDLPVKQVAHWAQTIPYELLATVSQRVKRVYFEE; this is translated from the coding sequence GTGAAATACTTTATTGACAATATTGCTTCCATCATCAAAGGGAAGTGGCTTGTTCAGCACGATAATTCGTTGATTGAACAACTGCTCATCGACAGCCGTAAACTCATCTTCCCACAAACCTCCCTGTTCTTTGCCCTGAAAGGGCCGCGCCGCGACGGGCATTCCTTTATTTACCAGTTGTATGAAAAGGGTGTTCGCAATTTTGTGGTGAGCGAAATCGTAGACCTTAGCAAACTGGCTGAGGCCAACATTGTACTGGTTGACGATCCTTTGCGCGCGCTGCAAAACCTGGTGGCCTGGCACCGCAAACAATTCAGCCTGCCGGTAATAGGCATTACCGGTAGTAATGGAAAAACCATTGTAAAGGAATGGCTGAACCAGTTGCTCGATGACCGGTTCACCATTATTCGCAGTCCCAAAAGTTACAACTCACAAATAGGCGTGCCTTTAAGCGTTTGGCCGTTGAACGAGACACACGAACTGGCCATTTTTGAAGCTGGTATTTCGCAACCCGGTGAAATGGAACAACTGCAAAAGATCATTCAACCCACCATTGGCATTTTTACCAATGTGGGCGAGGCGCACAGTGAGGGGTTTGTAAATGTGCGGCAGAAGGTAAATGAAAAGCTGCAATTGTTCAGGCATGTACAAACACTTATTTATTGCCAGGACGATCCTGAAATAAACAGCGGGGTAGCCGCCTTATGGCAACAAATACCCAACAACAAACGCTTTGAGATCTTTAGCTGGAGCATGATGAGCGAAGCCATGCTGCACATTCGGCAGGTTTATAAAGAAGATAACACCACCACTATTACGGCTACTTACCAGCAACAGGAGATCAGCATTGTGATTCCCTTTACCGATAATGCATCGGTGGAGAACGCCATTCAGTGCTGGTGCGTATTGTTGCACCTGCAGGTACCGCAGGAAGAAATAACCAGGCAAATGCAGCAGCTGGGGCCGGTGGCCATGCGGCTGGAGCTGAAAAAAGGATTGAACAACTGCTCCATCATCAACGATAGTTACAGTTCGGACCTCAGCTCGTTTACCATTGCCCTTGATTTTTTAAGTCAGCAGCAACAGCATGGGAGGCGAACCGTAATACTTTCGGATATTTTACAAAGCGGCCGGTCAGAAAAAGACCTGTATGCCGAGGTGGCCCGTTTGCTGCAACAGCGGCAGGTAAACCGCCTTATTGGAATAGGGGAGCGCATTACCCATCACCAGCAGATCTTTCAATCGGCTGGTATTCCCGACCTGGCGTTTTATTCGTCGGTAGACGCTTTTATAAAAGAGCTGCATCATATTCCCTTTAAGGATGAAGTTATTCTGTTAAAGGGCGCCCGCATTTTTGAACTGGAACAGGTTGACCGCCTGCTGCAACAGAAGGTGCACCAAACGGTGCTGGAGATCGATCTCACTGCCGTAGCCCATAACCTGAAGCAGTTTCAGCAACGCTTACAACCGGCTACGCGAATTATGGCCATGGTGAAAGCTTTTTCGTATGGCAGCGGCAGTTATGAAATAGCCAATGCTTTACAGTTTCATCGTGTAGATTACCTGGCGGTGGCCTATGCCGATGAGGGCGTGGAGTTGCGCAAGGCCGGCATCAATTTGCCCATCATGGTCATGAACCCCGAGGAGTCGACCTTTGATGTGCTGGTGCAATACAACCTGGAGCCCGATCTGTATGCACCCGGCATTTTATCTTTATTTGAAGATTTTGTTAAAAAACAGGGCATTCAGCAGTTCCCTGTACATATAGAATTGGAAACGGGAATGAACCGGTTGGGCTTTTCCATGACGGAATTACCGCTGGTAATAAATTCACTGCGCACGCCGTTGTTTAAAGTGCAGTCGGTATTTACGCACCTGGCGTCGAGCGAAGACCCGCAACAGGATGCGTATACCAACCGGCAGGGTGAATTGTACCTGCAAATGGTGCAGCAGTTACAGTCGGTTCTTTCATACCCCTTTATAAAACATGTGGTGAATACGGCCGGTATTATTCGTCATCCGCAATGGCATCTTGACATGGTGCGGTTGGGCATAGGCCTGTATGGCGGTGATAGTTTTGGGGAAGGCGGGCTCGATCTGCGGGAGGTTTCTACCCTGAAATCTACCATTGCACAGATCAAGGAGCTGAAGGAAGGAGAAACGGTGAGCTATGGCCGTAAAGGCGTGGTAACCAGGGATACACGTATTGCCACGGTACGCATCGGATATGCAGACGGGTATCCGCGCAAGCTGGGGAACGGGGCTGGTAAAATGTTTATCAATGGTCACCTGGCGCCGGTTATCGGCACGGTATGCATGGATATGACCATGATTGATATTACTGATATTTCCCATGTTCAGGAGGGGGACGAGGTGATAATTTTTGGCACCGATTTGCCCGTGAAACAAGTAGCTCATTGGGCGCAAACCATTCCATATGAACTGCTTGCCACCGTTTCGCAACGGGTGAAAAGAGTGTATTTCGAGGAATAG
- a CDS encoding TerC/Alx family metal homeostasis membrane protein codes for MTTDQITIIAFGSLLVLALAFDLGLLSKKGSHITIKKALWQTTFWVSLALVFFGFLWYENGHETAIKYLSAYLMEWSLSIDNIFVFILIFGFFKVKEKFYARVLLIGILMAILFRIIFIAIGIGLVQQFQWILYIFGAILVYTGITMFRTNHEEEAGDLEKNRVYKLLQRALPLTPSDGDGKWKITVNGKKFYTSLFVVVIMLATTDIVFALDSIPAVFAIAPKDPLVIYTSNIFAVLGLRSLFFLLKGAANKFGNLQQGIAIVLVFIGVKMLIEYFHIEIPVYVSLLVIVVCIAASMVYSVAVSNRTQENKDNDAGADREIH; via the coding sequence ATGACCACTGATCAGATCACGATTATAGCATTTGGCAGTTTATTGGTACTGGCATTGGCGTTTGACCTGGGATTACTAAGTAAAAAGGGTTCTCATATTACAATTAAAAAAGCATTGTGGCAGACTACCTTCTGGGTATCGCTGGCATTGGTTTTTTTTGGTTTTCTCTGGTATGAGAACGGTCATGAAACAGCAATTAAATACCTGAGCGCTTATTTAATGGAGTGGTCGCTGAGTATAGATAATATCTTTGTGTTCATTCTCATCTTTGGCTTTTTTAAAGTAAAGGAGAAATTCTATGCCCGGGTACTGCTCATTGGTATCCTGATGGCCATCCTCTTCAGAATTATCTTTATTGCAATAGGCATAGGATTGGTACAACAATTCCAATGGATCCTGTACATCTTCGGCGCTATCCTGGTATACACGGGCATCACCATGTTCCGCACCAATCACGAGGAAGAAGCCGGTGACCTGGAGAAAAACCGGGTGTATAAGTTACTGCAGCGTGCGTTGCCTTTAACCCCCAGTGATGGTGATGGAAAGTGGAAAATAACGGTGAACGGCAAAAAATTCTACACAAGTTTATTTGTGGTGGTAATTATGCTGGCTACCACCGACATTGTTTTTGCACTGGACTCCATTCCGGCAGTGTTTGCCATTGCACCAAAAGATCCGCTGGTAATATATACCTCCAACATATTTGCCGTACTTGGTTTACGTTCCCTTTTCTTTTTGTTGAAAGGCGCTGCCAATAAATTCGGCAATTTGCAACAGGGTATTGCCATTGTACTCGTATTTATAGGGGTGAAGATGCTGATAGAATATTTTCATATCGAGATCCCGGTGTATGTTTCCCTGCTGGTGATCGTTGTCTGCATCGCCGCCTCTATGGTATATTCTGTAGCCGTAAGCAATCGTACCCAGGAAAACAAGGATAACGATGCCGGTGCAGACCGGGAAATTCACTGA
- the gldG gene encoding gliding motility-associated ABC transporter substrate-binding protein GldG, which translates to MNKILASKGWWLFLLIVLLGINYLASVVHTRVDLTQEKRYTLSTATKKLVKGLHDKVSITVLLTGDMPAGFKKLSNSTKEMLQEFKELGGSNIQFKFEKAGEGMSDADKQKFQAHLDTLGLKPTNIQVKAKAGEAQEERLVYPGALVQYRDREVAIDLLQGQDMRGGVQSLNNAEALLEYKLARSIQKITTDTVPAIGYLLGNGELFNENVKDLIDGTLREEYRFGFLPIDSVPVIPPVFDALVIVKPTIPFNNKQKLKIDQYIMHGGKVIWLIDRLYAEMDSLMRSHSDFVAFDRNLNLDDQLFKYGVRINGDLVQDLQCDKIPLVVGSYGNQPQMQLVAWPYFPTLSCYSGHPIAKNLDNVLSIFPNSIDTIKNNIKKTVLLATSESSRIISTPAIVTLNSVKTEDDLKTFNQSFIPIAVLLEGRFTSLYTNRLSTGELDTLAGMYKQPFRAATEKESKMIVVSDADIVANVVTQNEGPLPMGYNQFTHNQYANKDFFLNCVQYLTDSSGILETRGKDFALRLLDTKKTEEDRMQWQLMNIAVPVILVLLFGAVYQAVRKRKYQVKA; encoded by the coding sequence ATGAACAAAATACTGGCTTCAAAAGGATGGTGGTTGTTTTTGCTGATCGTACTGCTGGGTATCAATTACCTGGCATCAGTAGTGCATACCCGCGTTGACCTTACTCAGGAAAAAAGATATACCCTTTCGACCGCTACCAAAAAGCTGGTTAAAGGCTTACACGATAAAGTTTCCATTACCGTTCTGCTCACTGGCGATATGCCGGCCGGGTTCAAAAAACTCTCCAACAGCACCAAGGAAATGTTGCAGGAGTTTAAAGAACTGGGCGGCAGCAATATTCAATTCAAATTTGAAAAGGCCGGGGAGGGCATGAGCGATGCGGACAAACAGAAATTTCAGGCGCATTTAGATACGCTTGGCCTTAAACCTACTAACATTCAGGTAAAAGCGAAGGCTGGCGAGGCGCAGGAAGAACGCCTGGTATACCCCGGCGCCCTCGTTCAATACAGAGACCGCGAAGTAGCTATTGACCTGCTGCAGGGTCAGGATATGCGGGGTGGGGTACAATCGCTGAACAATGCCGAGGCGTTACTGGAATATAAACTGGCCCGCTCTATTCAAAAAATCACCACCGATACCGTACCGGCCATTGGTTACCTGCTTGGTAATGGCGAACTGTTTAATGAGAATGTAAAAGATCTTATAGATGGTACTTTGCGTGAAGAATACCGGTTTGGGTTTCTGCCAATCGACAGCGTTCCGGTTATTCCCCCTGTTTTTGATGCGCTGGTGATTGTAAAACCAACTATCCCATTCAACAATAAACAAAAACTGAAGATCGATCAGTACATCATGCATGGCGGTAAGGTAATATGGCTCATAGACAGGTTATATGCCGAAATGGACAGCCTTATGCGCTCACACAGCGATTTTGTAGCCTTCGACCGCAACCTGAACCTCGATGACCAGTTGTTTAAATACGGCGTGCGTATCAATGGCGACCTGGTGCAGGACCTTCAATGCGATAAAATACCACTGGTAGTGGGCAGTTATGGCAATCAGCCGCAAATGCAACTGGTAGCCTGGCCTTACTTCCCCACCTTATCCTGCTACTCGGGCCATCCCATTGCCAAGAATCTCGATAATGTGTTAAGCATCTTCCCCAATTCCATCGATACCATAAAGAATAACATCAAAAAAACGGTGTTGCTGGCAACTTCAGAAAGTTCCCGCATCATCAGCACCCCGGCCATTGTAACCCTGAACAGTGTTAAAACGGAAGACGATCTGAAAACCTTTAACCAATCGTTCATTCCGATTGCGGTGTTGCTGGAAGGAAGATTCACTTCCCTTTATACCAACCGTCTCTCAACCGGTGAACTGGATACCCTGGCAGGCATGTATAAACAGCCATTCAGAGCCGCCACGGAAAAAGAAAGTAAAATGATAGTGGTGAGCGATGCCGACATTGTAGCCAATGTAGTAACACAGAATGAGGGGCCGCTGCCTATGGGTTATAACCAGTTTACCCATAATCAGTACGCCAATAAAGATTTTTTCCTCAACTGCGTACAATACCTTACCGATTCATCAGGAATACTCGAAACCCGGGGAAAAGACTTTGCCCTTCGCTTGCTGGACACTAAAAAAACAGAAGAAGACCGCATGCAATGGCAGTTGATGAATATTGCCGTTCCGGTTATTTTGGTATTGCTGTTTGGTGCTGTATATCAGGCCGTAAGAAAGAGAAAATACCAGGTAAAAGCCTAA